A window from Drosophila yakuba strain Tai18E2 chromosome 3L, Prin_Dyak_Tai18E2_2.1, whole genome shotgun sequence encodes these proteins:
- the LOC6533279 gene encoding Down syndrome cell adhesion molecule-like protein Dscam2 isoform X1, which produces MWISSRFYVILLLLNLDATCSEPFEAHLRGPGFVMEPPGRVEFSNSSGGWLDCSASGSPQPTVDWVHADGSAVTEIHGVRRVLRNGTLVLMPFAAAAYHQDVHNTIYRCIASNSVGRIVSRDVQVRAVVAQAYKVDVEVLSAARGCTAILRCVVPTFVKELVRVVSWVHEPAIYIYPSLQGDGKFHLLPTGELLIHNLQESDESQSFRCRSMHRLTRQVVVSSPTRLRINSHRGIISPSVVEHTAHVQVSQDEGAVLLCVAQGCPSPEYSWFTHNGAGPLPVLSGPRVRLLGPILAIEAVTGEDSGVYKCTAGNVGGEASAELRLTVATPIQVEISPNVLSVHMGGTAEFRCLVTSNGSPVGMQNILWYKDGRQLPSSGRVEDTLVVPRVSRENRGMYQCVVRRPEGDTFQATAELQLGDAPPVLLYSFIEQTLQPGPAVSLKCSAAGNPTPQISWTLDGFPLPSNGRFMIGQYITVHGDVISHVNISHVMVEDGGEYACNAENRAGRVQHAARLNIYGLPYIRLIPKVTAVSGETLNLKCPVAGYPIEEIHWERGGRELPDDIRQRVQPDGSLTISPVQKNSDSGVYTCWARNKQGHSARRSGEVTVIVPPKLSPFQTNILQLNMGDRASLTCSVVKGDLPLTINWRKDGRPIDPTQHMSVKQVDQYNSILVIENLGSDHTGNYSCVVRNSAAEVENSQALLVNVPPRWIVEPVDANVERNRHIMLHCQAQGVPTPSIVWKKATGSKSGEYEEVRERPFTKLLGNGSLLLQHVKEDREGFYLCQANNGIGTGIGKVIQLKVNSSPYFSSTSRSVMVKKGDTALLQCAVSGDKPINIVWMRSGKNTLNPSTNYKISVKQEATPDGVSAELQIRTVDATDSGPYFCRASNLYGNDQQLVQLQVQEPPLPPSVLEAAMISSRSVNIKWQPKTLGTGDVTKYIVEFREADHSLPPALFVDQWQQIEVKDPPHFNAMIENLKPATRYAFRVIAEGSAGRSAPSQELIVRTEPQRPAGPPLSLSARPLSSTELLISWVAPLPELRHGDIQGYNVGYKLSSSGNTAYNFTSVSGDGDGGNGELLLSGLAKFARYTVVVQAFNQVGPGPLSEPTAAQTMEDVPSRPPEDVRCAALSSQSLQVSWQPPPIYHTNGLLQGYKLIFEPIIDDIQPSKDEVESRKTTALTMVLTGLRKYTNYSIQVLAHTRMGDGVVSKPLFCHSEEDVPEAPADIKVVSSSSQSLYISWLPPNEPNGVITKYSLYTRVVNGREELNNEKRSLPSQQAYYEAKGLHPHMEYQFWVTASTRVGEGKSSRVSSQITTNRIPARIISFGGPVVRPWRSTVTLPCTAVGKPKREWFKSDVALRQGGLHNSQLLDSGDLIISSLQLADGGNYSCQVDNGIGTDRLTHTLMVQVPPTAPVLYVTSATSSSILMHWKCGFTGNAPITGYTLFYRRANGNTDEMQLSRHASSHELKGLMCGSTYQIHLSAQNKVGTSPTSTILHVRTQGQSPGHPASTALLAPNSTSLLVRLHSWPDNGCPLLYFVLQYRAVTEDPDAEWVLVSNALKPQRRIVVNNLQPSTLYQLRMEAHNVAGISQAEFNFVTLTKDGDPPPPEIMHRGHGGQTNVIFANINLLIPTIAAVSGMFCTIIMIIVCYRHMLKNAPPLAEQSQIQKESLENRANSEAAQRERYYATIHKVSMQNNDKIPETSEDISPYATFQLSEAGGNMSQPHHGGPANTLLHSFMYHERALAEGCSSPPPAASKNRRRHSRKTEPESEESESDQDQLTSSRTESSNQHEGKIKHSIIYHGAQSSTSSDLSPMSEQKSLPRRGRSRYHHQQYQFSTNTTPRHHNSNKMNNNTTSNTNTTATNTTATPSTSSNSNKILSPRGGNLKSISSTFKSQDSIQCHIPTLVKSPSISTQQQKQFHKQQLQNSSNNSQHSSSNPNSSSLKQQQPLLITPKLHQLEANGQELLGLDGIGNSPLVACMPPSSQFRPIPHKSIMPAHEPPHHHNHNQQSHPHQQQQQHPGTLLNPSTAMLSSKFFTAPTLPK; this is translated from the exons ATGCCACCTGCAGTGAACCGTTCGAAGCCCACCTGCGCGGTCCCGGATTCGTGATGGAGCCACCTGGTCGGGTGGAGTTCTCGAACTCCTCCGGCGGCTGGCTGGACTGCTCGGCCTCCGGAAGTCCGCAGCCGACGGTCGACTGGGTGCACGCGGATGGTTCGGCGGTGACCGAGATCCATGGGGTGCGACGTGTCCTGCGGAACGGGACGCTCGTCCTGATGCCGttcgccgccgccgcctaCCACCAGGATGTGCACAACACGATCTATCGCTGCATTGCCAGCAATTCGGTGGGTCGCATCGTCTCGCGGGACGTGCAAGTGAGGGCGG TTGTGGCCCAGGCCTACAAGGTGGACGTGGAGGTGCTGTCTGCCGCGCGGGGATGCACCGCCATTCTGCGCTGCGTGGTGCCCACGTTCGTCAAGGAATTGGTACGAGTGGTCTCGTGGGTTCATGAACCCGCTATCTACATCTATCCCTCGTTGCAAGGCG ATGGCAAATTCCACTTGCTGCCCACCGGCGAGCTGCTCATCCACAATCTGCAGGAGAGCGATGAGTCGCAGTCCTTCCGCTGCCGCAGCATGCACCGCCTCACCCGCCAGGTGGTCGTCAGTTCACCCACCCGACTGCGTATTAATT CGCATCGCGGCATCATTTCGCCCAGCGTGGTGGAGCACACGGCTCATGTGCAGGTGTCGCAGGACGAGGGCGCGGTGCTCCTGTGCGTCGCTCAGGGCTGTCCTTCGCCCGAATACAG CTGGTTCACCCACAATGGAGCCGGACCCCTGCCCGTACTAAGTGGTCCTCGTGTCCGACTGCTCGGTCCCATTCTGGCCATTGAGGCCGTGACTGGCGAGGATTCCGGCGTCTACAAGTGCACGGCCGGCAATGTGGGCGGCGAGGCTAGTGCCGAGCTCCGGCTCACGGTGGCCACGCCCATTCAAGTGGAAATCTCACCGAACGTACTCAGCGTTCATATGGGCGGCACCGCGGAGTTCCGGTGCCTGGTCACCAGCAACGGCAGCCCCGTGGGCATGCAGAATATCCTGTGGTACAAGGACGGCCGCCAGCTGCCCTCCTCGGGCCGCGTGGAGGACACGCTGGTGGTGCCACGGGTGAGTCGCGAGAACCGCGGCATGTACCAGTGCGTGGTGCGACGTCCCGAGGGCGATACGTTCCAGGCCACCGCCGAGCTGCAACTGGGAG ATGCGCCGCCCGTGCTCCTCTACAGCTTTATCGAGCAGACCCTGCAGCCAGGACCAGCTGTGAGCCTCAAGTGCTCCGCTGCCGGCAATCCTACGCCGCAAATTTCATGGACACTGGACGGATTTCCGCTGCCATCAAACGGAAG ATTTATGATCGGACAATACATCACCGTGCATGGCGATGTAATTAGTCATGTTAACATAAGCCACGTCATGGTCGAGGATGGTGGCGAGTACGCCTGCAACGCCGAGAATCGCGCAGGACGAGTGCAGCATGCGGCGCgcttgaatatttatg GCCTTCCATACATTCGACTAATACCGAAGGTAACTGCCGTCTCCGGCGAGACATTGAATCTGAAGTGCCCGGTGGCCGGCTATCCCATCGAGGAGATCCACTGGGAGCGTGGAGGACGCGAACTGCCGGATGACATACGTCAACGTGTCCAGCCGGACGGCTCGCTGACCATCAGTCCCGTGCAGAAGAACTCCGATTCCGGCGTCTATACGTGCTGGGCGAGGAACAAGCAGGGTCACAGTGCCCGGCGGAGTGGCGAGGTGACGGTCATAG TGCCGCCGAAGCTCAGTCCCTTCCAAACCAACATCCTGCAGCTGAACATGGGCGATCGGGCCTCGCTCACCTGCTCGGTGGTGAAGGGCGATCTCCCGCTGACCATCAACTGGCGCAAGGATGGCCGACCCATCGATCCCACCCAGCACATGTCCGTGAAGCAGGTGGACCAGTACAACAGCATCCTGGTGATCGAGAATCTGGGCAGTGATCACACGGGGAACTACTCCTGTGTGGTGCGCAATTCCGCCGCCGAGGTGGAGAACTCACAGGCCCTGCTGGTCAATG TGCCACCTCGCTGGATCGTCGAGCCCGTGGACGCGAATGTGGAGCGCAATCGCCACATTATGCTGCACTGCCAGGCGCAGGGTGTGCCCACACCCAGCATCGTGTGGAAGAAGGCTACAG GCAGCAAATCGGGAGAGTACGAGGAAGTCCGCGAGCGTCCCTTCACCAAGCTCCTGGGCAATGGctccctgctgctgcagcacgTGAAGGAGGATCGCGAGGGCTTCTATCTGTGCCAGGCCAACAATGGCATCGGCACCGGCATCGGAAAGGTCATCCAGCTGAAAGTGAACT CCTCGCCGTACTTCTCGTCCACGTCGCGCTCCGTGATGGTGAAGAAGGGCGACACGGCGCTGCTTCAATGTGCCGTCAGTGGGGACAAGCCGATTAACATTGTTTGGATGCGCTCGGGCAAGAATACGCTGAATCCGTCAACCAATTACAA GATCTCGGTGAAGCAGGAGGCCACACCGGATGGCGTGTCCGCCGAGCTGCAAATCCGCACCGTGGACGCCACCGACAGTGGTCCGTACTTCTGTCGGGCCAGCAATCTGTATGGCAACGATCAGCAGCTGGTGCAGCTGCAGGTGCAGGAGCCACCACTGCCACCCAGTGTCCTGGAGGCGGCCATGATCAGCAGTCGTTCGGTGAACATCAAGTGGCAGCCCAAAACTCTGGGCACCGGCGATGTGACCAAGTACATCGTGGAGTTCCGCGAGGCAGATC ATTCTCTTCCACCAGCTTTGTTCGTGGACCAGTGGCAGCAGATCGAGGTCAAGGATCCGCCACACTTCAATGCCATGATCGAGAACCTTAAGCCGGCGACACGTTACGCTTTCCGTGTGATTGCCGAGGGCTCGGCCGGACGCAGTGCGCCCAGTCAGGAGCTGATTGTGCGCACGGAACCACAGCGCCCAGCAGGACCTCCGCTTAGCCTCTCCGCCAGACCTTTGTCCTCCACCGAGCTGCTCATCAGTTGGGTGGCTCCATTGCCGGAGCTGCGACATGGTGACATTCAGGGCTACAATGTGGGCTACAAGCTGTCCAGTTCGGGCAACACGGCATACAACttcacttccgtttccggcgatggcgatggtggcAATGGAGAGCTACTACTCAGCGGACTGGCCAAGTTCGCACGATACACCGTGGTGGTGCAGGCCTTCAATCAGGTTGGGCCAGGACCTCTTTCGGAACCCACCGCAGCTCAAACTATGGAAGATG TTCCTAGTCGGCCGCCAGAGGACGTGCGCTGTGCCGCCTTGTCCTCCCAATCGCTGCAGGTGTCCTGGCAACCACCGCCAATTTACCACACCAATGGACTGCTGCAGGGCTACAAGCTGATATTTGAGCCCATCATCGACGACATTCAGCCCAGCAAGGACGAAGTGGAGTCCAGGAAAACAACCGCACTTACCATGGTGCTGACAGGACTGCGAAAGTACACCAACTACAGCATTCAGGTGTTGGCACACACGCGTATGGGCGATGGCGTGGTATCGAAACCATTGTTTTGCCACAGCGAAGAGGATGTTCCCGAGGCACCGGCTGACATTAAAGTGGTGTCCAGTTCATCGCAATCCCTGTACATCTCTTGGCTGCCACCAAATGAGCCGAACGGCGTGATCACCAAGTACAGTCTATACACACGCGTGGTGAACGGTCGCGAGGAGCTGAACAATGAGAAGCGTAGTCTGCCCTCACAGCAGGCCTACTACGAAGCCAAGGGACTGCATCCGCATATGGAGTATCAGTTCTGGGTGACGGCCAGCACGCGAGTGGGCGAGGGCAAGAGTTCGCGAGTGTCCTCGCAAATAACCACGAATCGCATACCGGCTAGGATTATATCCTTCGGTGGCCCAGTGGTGCGTCCTTGGAGATCCACCGTTACTCTGCCATGCACGGCGGTCGGAAAACCCAAGCGGGAGTGGTTCAAATCGGATGTGGCACTGCGGCAAGGTGGACTGCACAACTCCCAGCTGTTGGACAGTGGCGATCTAATCATCTCCAGCCTGCAACTGGCGGATGGTGGCAACTACAGCTGTCAGGTGGACAACGGCATTGGAACGGATCGACTAACGCACACCCTTATGGTCCAAGTGCCACCTACAGCTCCCGTTCTCTATGTCACGAGTGCCACCTCGAGCAGCATCCTGATGCACTGGAAGTGCGGCTTCACGGGCAATGCACCCATCACCGGCTACACCTTGTTCTATCGGCGTGCCAATGGCAACACGGACGAGATGCAGTTGTCGCGTCATGCCTCCAGTCATGAGCTCAAGGGCCTGATGTGTGGCAGCACGTACCAGATCCATCTGAGTGCCCAGAACAAGGTGGGCACCTCGCCCACCAGCACCATTCTGCACGTGCGCACCCAGGGTCAGTCGCCTGGTCATCCGGCCTCCACCGCCCTTCTGGCCCCCAACTCGACCTCGCTGTTGGTCCGCTTGCACTCCTGGCCGGACAACGGGTGTCCTTTGCTCTACTTCGTCCTGCAGTACCGGGCGGTTACCGAGGATCCGGACGCGGAATGGGTGCTAG TTTCCAATGCCTTGAAGCCACAGCGTCGCATAGTGGTCAACAATCTGCAACCATCGACGCTCTATCAACTCCGCATGGAGGCGCACAATGTGGCTGGCATCTCGCAGGCGGAGTTCAACTTTGTGACCCTGACCAAGGATGGTGATCCACCGCCGCCGGAAATCATGCACCGTGGCCATGGTGGTCAAACCAATGTGATATTCGCCAATATAAACCTGCTCATTCCAACCATTGCGGCGGTATCGGGCATGTTCTGCACCATCATCATGATCATCGTTTGCTACAGACACA TGCTTAAAAATGCACCACCGCTCGCAGAGCAAAGTCAAATTCAAAAGGAATCACTCGAAAATCGAGCAAATTCAGAGGCTGCACAGCGGGAGCGGTATTATGCCACCATTCACAAGGTGTCCATGCAGAACAACGATAAGATTCCAG AAACCTCCGAGGACATCTCGCCGTACGCCACCTTCCAGCTGTCGGAGGCTGGGGGCAACATGTCGCAGCCGCACCATGGCGGACCGGCCAACACGCTGCTCCACTCGTTCATGTACCACGAGCGGGCCCTGGCCGAGGGCTGCTCGTCGCCACCACCAGCCGCG TCCAAGAACCGGAGGCGCCACTCCAGGAAGACGGAGCCGGAGAGTGAGGAGTCGGAATCGGACCAGGACCAGCTCACCTCCAGTCGCACCGAGTCCTCCAACCAGCACGAGGGCAAGATCAAGCACA GCATCATCTACCATGGAGCACAATCAAGCACCTCCTCCGATCTGTCACCAATGTCCGAACAGAAATCATTGCCCCGCCGCGGTCGCTCCAGGTATCATCATCAGCAATATCAGTTTTCCACCAATACCACACCGCGCcaccacaacagcaacaaaatgaacaacaacaccaccagcaacacGAACACCACAGCCACCAATACGACAGCCACACCATCGACATCGAGCAATTCGAACAAAATTCTATCGCCGCGCGGCGGAAATCTAAAATCCATATCGAGCACCTTCAAATCGCAAGACTCCATACAGTGCCACATACCCACATTGGTCAAGTCGCCATCGATCAGTAcacagcagcagaaacagttCCACAAGCAGCAGTTGCAGAATAGTAGTAACAATTCCCAGCATAGTAGCTCCAATCCGAACAGTAGTAGTTTGAAGCAACAGCAGCCCCTCCTGATCACCCCCAAGCTCCATCAGCTGGAGGCCAATGGCCAGGAGCTGTTGGGGCTGGACGGTATTGGTAATAGCCCGTTGGTAGCCTGCATGCCGCCCTCCTCACAGTTCCGCCCCATACCACACAAGTCCATAATGCCCGCGCATGAGCCACcgcaccaccacaaccacaaccagcAATCGCATcctcaccagcagcagcagcagcatccggGCACACTGCTCAATCCCTCGACGGCCATGCTCTCCTCCAAGTTCTTCACAGCGCCCACGCTGCCCAAATAG